The bacterium genome includes a window with the following:
- a CDS encoding chemotaxis protein CheD: MTGRRLVVGVGDMKLSTRAGDILVTHALGSCIGIAIYDPVAVVGGLLHFMLPDSSVNPQRSVENPWMFADVAIPLLFKKSYELGADKRRIVVKVAGGAQFLDDKEFFAIGKRNHTMMRKIFWQNGILIKGEQVGGTSSRTMYLEIGTGRVWLTTGGKETPL; encoded by the coding sequence ATGACCGGACGGCGCCTGGTGGTCGGAGTGGGCGATATGAAGCTCAGCACCCGAGCCGGCGACATCCTCGTGACCCACGCCCTCGGTTCGTGCATTGGCATCGCCATCTACGATCCGGTGGCGGTGGTGGGTGGACTTCTTCACTTCATGTTGCCCGATTCGTCGGTGAATCCGCAGCGATCCGTCGAGAACCCGTGGATGTTCGCCGACGTCGCGATTCCCCTTCTCTTCAAGAAGTCTTACGAACTCGGGGCGGATAAAAGGCGGATCGTCGTGAAGGTGGCCGGGGGAGCGCAGTTCCTCGATGACAAGGAATTCTTCGCCATCGGAAAGCGAAACCATACGATGATGAGAAAGATCTTCTGGCAGAACGGGATCCTCATCAAGGGAGAACAAGTGGGCGGAACGTCATCACGAACGATGTATCTGGAGATCGGCACCGGACGAGTATGGCTCACTACGGGCGGAAAGGAGACGCCGCTATGA
- a CDS encoding HDOD domain-containing protein, with protein sequence MISLAELSREIDHLDPIPVSQPRLAQVVADPTADLQQIVTIIEYDPALTSNTLRMANSAYFSPGTRVHSVKEAVQRLGAGRILQHAVGHGIRGRLIAACPGYDLVEHELWRHSVAAALAAEQLSLYAKTRIHPVAFTAALLHDIGKFLLSRHLTDDLKAEITELEQNGRLPYVEAERTILGFDHAQVGGVIARRWNFPDVLVEAIAHHHHPHHPHLGDGDHTALDAVHIGNTVAKIIGIGIGSEEMNMLADSRAARGLGLTPTTLEALCAAVAIELPAVVALFEEEEHGVQHSDR encoded by the coding sequence ATGATCTCACTGGCTGAACTCTCGCGCGAGATAGATCATCTCGATCCGATTCCGGTTTCACAACCCCGTCTGGCGCAGGTGGTGGCGGACCCGACGGCCGACTTGCAGCAGATTGTCACGATCATTGAGTACGATCCGGCCCTCACGTCGAATACGCTGCGGATGGCTAATTCGGCCTATTTCTCGCCCGGCACCCGCGTCCATTCGGTCAAAGAAGCGGTACAGCGGCTGGGCGCTGGTCGGATTCTTCAACATGCCGTCGGACATGGCATCCGCGGCCGACTGATCGCGGCCTGCCCGGGATACGACCTCGTGGAGCATGAGCTGTGGAGGCATTCGGTGGCGGCGGCTCTGGCCGCGGAACAGCTTTCCTTGTATGCGAAAACCCGCATCCATCCCGTCGCCTTCACCGCCGCGCTCTTGCACGATATCGGCAAGTTTCTGCTCTCCCGGCACCTGACCGATGATCTCAAAGCGGAGATCACCGAACTGGAACAAAACGGCCGACTGCCCTACGTTGAGGCCGAACGGACGATCTTGGGATTCGATCATGCCCAAGTCGGCGGCGTGATCGCCCGCCGCTGGAATTTCCCCGACGTGTTGGTGGAAGCGATTGCCCATCATCACCATCCTCATCATCCGCATCTCGGCGACGGCGATCATACTGCGCTGGACGCGGTTCATATCGGCAATACCGTTGCCAAGATTATCGGGATCGGGATCGGATCGGAAGAAATGAACATGCTGGCCGACAGTCGTGCGGCCCGCGGGCTGGGACTCACGCCCACTACATTAGAGGCGTTATGCGCCGCCGTAGCGATCGAGCTGCCGGCGGTGGTCGCGTTATTCGAGGAAGAGGAACATGGCGTACAACATTCTGATCGTTGA
- a CDS encoding response regulator: protein MAYNILIVDDSAVTREVLTRTIRLSGMPLGEVYHAANGEEALRVLEKNWADIIFTDINMPVMDGYQLVERLHERDDWERLPVIVVSTEGSRNRVEELQKIGIAGYIRKPFTPEQVAEMIQKVMGEASNA from the coding sequence ATGGCGTACAACATTCTGATCGTTGACGACTCGGCCGTAACCCGGGAAGTCCTGACCCGCACGATCCGGCTGAGCGGGATGCCCCTTGGGGAGGTGTATCACGCCGCCAACGGTGAAGAGGCCTTGCGCGTACTCGAGAAGAATTGGGCGGACATCATCTTCACCGATATCAATATGCCGGTCATGGACGGCTACCAACTGGTGGAGAGGCTGCATGAGCGCGACGACTGGGAGCGATTACCGGTTATCGTAGTGTCCACCGAGGGCAGCCGCAACCGCGTCGAGGAACTGCAGAAGATCGGCATCGCCGGCTACATCCGTAAGCCGTTCACGCCCGAACAGGTGGCTGAGATGATTCAGAAAGTCATGGGAGAAGCCTCCAATGCCTGA